The Erigeron canadensis isolate Cc75 chromosome 4, C_canadensis_v1, whole genome shotgun sequence genome window below encodes:
- the LOC122595031 gene encoding LOW QUALITY PROTEIN: callose synthase 5-like (The sequence of the model RefSeq protein was modified relative to this genomic sequence to represent the inferred CDS: deleted 1 base in 1 codon; substituted 2 bases at 2 genomic stop codons) yields the protein MREIESFYKQYFEKYIKALDQGEKADRAQLGKAYQVAGVLFEVLCFVQSEKAEKVSADIIASARDVEAKRVIYTPYNILPLDSAGESQCIMQFEEIKAAVAALRNTRGLDWPASVDQKEQKSGALDLLDWLRAMFGFQKDNVRNQREHLILQLAHPQARLTPKPDPSNKLDDRAIDVVMNQLFKNYKTWCKFLGRKHSLRLPQGHEEEKQRKLLYTGLYLLIWGEAANIRFLPECLCYIFHNMAYELHGLLAGNVSIVTGENIKPSYGGDDEAFLRKVVTPIYRVIEKETKRSKNGKAPYSAWCNYDDLNEYFWSADCFSLGWPMRDDGKFFKATWDREKGKPPSHMAGSLGKSYFVETRSFWHTFRSFDRLWTFFILALQIMVIIAWNDVSLSKVFEKGVLYKLSSIFLTAAVLRFFQSILDLVLNFPGYHRWKFTDVLRSALKIIVSLAWSIALPVCYVHQTDNISMPFGQVEDILSSLNRFRSIPSLYLMAVAFYLLPNILAAVLFIFPMLRRWIENSDWLIARFLLWWSQPRIYVGRGMHESQFALLKYTFFWVVLLSAKFAFSFFFQIKPLIKPTKDIMKIKRIRYAWHEFFPDAKNNYGAVAALWLPVILVYFMDTQIWYAIFSTLCGGIIGAFDHLGEIRTLDMLRSRFQSIPGAFNAYLLPSERTKKEGFSLSKRFAEVTPNRRTEAAKFAQLWNEVVCSFREEDFISDRKGRSTIIYEFYHLLVLFEKIVQTXIXVYLLREMDLLLVPYSSDPNLNLIQWPPFLLASKVCLIIQIFLSMYIVLISSLFFQVPIAVDMAVQFRSKDTDLWKRICSDEYMKCAVIECYESFKLVLNALVVGHTEKRIIGIIIKEVESNISRNTFLTNFRMGSLSTLRNQFVKLVEILREGDESKHNTVVLLLQDMLEVVTRDMMVNEIRELAELGHGSKDSGAQLFEKAVNSRPAIEFPHFTSQWEEQMKRLHLLLTINEAAMDVPKNLEARRRLTFFTNSLFMGMPPAPRVRKMLSFSVMTPYYSEETVYSKSDLDMENEDGISIKYYLRKIFPDEWENFMERINCKEDSDIYENEENILQLRHWVSLRGQTLCRTVRGMMYYRRALKLQAFLDMANERQILEGYKAVTIPSEEDKKSQKSLHAQLEAVADMKFTYVATCQNYGNQKRSGDRRATDILNLMVNNPALRVAYIDEVEERVGAKSQKVYYSVLIKAVDNLDQEIYRIKLPGSPKIGEGKPENQNHAIIFTRGEALQTIDMNQDNYLEEAFKMRNLLEEFNEDHGVRPPTILGVREHIFTGSVSSLAWFMSNQETSFVTIGQRVLARPLKVRFHYGHPDVFNRIFHITRGGISKASKGINLSEDIFAGFNSTLRRGNIIHLEYIQVGKGRDVGLNQISLFEAKVACGNGEQTLSRDIYRLGHRFDFFRMLSCYYTTTGFYVSSMLVVLTVYAYLYGRLYLSLSGLEKAIMKSARIRGDTALKAVMASQSVVQLGLLMALPMVMEIGLERGFRTAMGDLIIMQLQLAAVFFTFSLGTKLHYFGRTILHGGAKYRATGRGFVVRHEKFAENYRMYSRSHFTKAMELFILLLVYQAYGLSATSSTAYFFLTASMWFLVVSWFFAPFLFNPSGFEWQKIVEDWEDWSTWISNRGGIGVPANKSWESWWEEEQEHLQYTGLLGRVMEVFLSLRFFVYQYGIVYQLRVSQSEKSIMVYGLSWIVILAVIIILKIVTMGRKKFSADFQLMFRLLKLFLFVGFIGTLVILFQFLGLTVGDIFASLIAFMPTGWAILQIAQACRPAVKALGMWGSVKALGRGYEYMMGVMIFTPVAILAWFPMVYDFQTRLLFNQAFSRGLQIQRILAGGKKNK from the exons ATGCGGGAAATTGAGAGCTTTTACAAGCaatattttgagaaatatatCAAGGCGCTCGATCAGGGAGAAAAGGCCGATAG GGCTCAACTTGGAAAAGCTTACCAGGTGGCCGGAGTGCTTTTCGAAGTCCTCTGTTTCGTACAATCTGAAAAGGCTGAAAAAGTTTCTGCTGAT ATTATTGCCTCAGCTAGGGATGTTGAGGCAAAGCGGGTAATATACACTCCCTACAACATTTTGCCTCTTGATTCTGCTGGGGAATCACAGTGCATCATGCAGTTTGAAGAG ATTAAAGCAGCAGTGGCTGCTCTCAGGAACACACGTGGTTTAGATTGGCCAGCCTCTGTTGATCAGAAAGAGCAGAAATCAGGAGCACTAGATCTTCTAGATTGGCTAAGGGCAATGTTTGGGTTTCAG AAAGATAATGTTAGGAACCAGAGGGAACATTTGATCTTGCAACTTGCCCATCCTCAAGCCAGGCTGACGCCTAAGCCAGATCCAAGTAACAAG CTGGATGATCGAGCAATTGATGTTGTTATGAACCAGCTATTTAAGAATTATAAGACCTGGTGTAAGTTCTTGGGTAGAAAGCATAGCTTAAG GCTCCCTCAAGGACATGAAGAAGAGAAACAGAGGAAGCTACTCTATACAGGCCTCTATCTTCTTATCTGGGGCGAGGCTGCCAATATACGCTTTTTACCAGAGTGCCTGTGCTACATCTTTCACAAT ATGGCATATGAACTCCATGGCTTGTTGGCTGGAAATGTCAGCATTGTCACTGGGGAAAATATTAAGCCATCTTATGGTGGGGATGATGAAGCCTTCCTTCGCAAAGTTGTAACTCCAATATATCGAGTCATTGAAAAG GAAACCAAGAGAAGCAAAAATGGAAAGGCCCCATATTCTGCTTGGTGCAATTATGACGATCTTAATGAATATTTCTG GTCAGCTGATTGCTTTTCTTTGGGTTGGCCTATGCGTGATGATGGCAAGTTTTTCAAAGCAACATGGGACAGAGAAAAG GGAAAACCACCATCTCATATGGCTGGAAGCCTTGGAAAATCATATTTTGTTGAGACACGGTCATTTTGGCATACTTTTAGAAGTTTTGATCGTTTGTGGACATTCTTTATACTAGCTCTTCAG ATTATGGTTATCATTGCATGGAATGATGTTTCATTGTCCAAAGTTTTTGAGAAGGGGGTGCTATACAAACTATCCAGTATCTTCCTTACAGCAGCGGTTCTGCGTTTCTTCCAAA GTATATTGGATCTTGTCCTGAACTTCCCTGGATATCATAGATGGAAGTTCACAGATGTATTGAGGAGCGCTTTAAAGATTATTGTTAGCCTTGCATGGTCCATAGCTCTTCCAGTATGTTATGTACACCAAACTGACAACATCTCAATGCCCTTTGGGCAAGTTGAAGATATTCTTTCTTCCCTTAACCGATTTCGGAGCATTCCATCCCTGTACCTTATGGCCGTGGCGTTCTATTTGCTTCCGAATATACTTGCAGCAGTACTTTTCATTTTCCCTATGCTTCGGCGTTGGATTGAAAACTCTGACTGGCTTATTGCAAGATTTCTTCTATGGTGGTCACAG CCCAGAATTTATGTCGGGAGAGGAATGCATGAAAGTCAATTTGCTCTTTTAAA GTACACTTTCTTTTGGGTGGTTCTTCTAAGTGCAAAGTTTGCTTTCAGCTTCTTTTTTCAG ATAAAACCCTTGATCAAGCCGACTAAAGATATTATGAAAATCAAACGCATACGATATGCTTGGCATGAATTCTTCCCTGATG CTAAAAACAACTATGGAGCGGTTGCTGCACTGTGGCTACCTGTTATTTtg GTCTATTTTATGGACACTCAGATATGGTATGCTATATTTTCAACTTTGTGTGGTGGTATTATCGGGGCCTTTGATCATTTAGGAGAG ATACGAACATTGGATATGCTAAGGTCCCGCTTCCAGTCTATACCTGGTGCATTCAACGCGTATTTGTTACCATCTGAGAGGACCAAGAAAGAGggattttctctctctaaacgATTTGCAGAG GTTACACCAAACAGGAGAACTGAAGCAGCAAAATTTGCTCAGCTGTGGAATGAAGTTGTATGTAGCTTCCGTGAAGAAGATTTTATAAGTGACAGGAAAGGCCGCTCAACCATCATTTATGAATTTTACcatcttttagttttatttgaGAAGATAGTTCAAACTTAGATATGAGTTTACCTATTG AGGGAGATGGACCTGCTGTTAGTCCCGTATTCTTCAGACCCCAACCTCAACCTAATTCAGTGGCCACCGTTTTTGCTTGCTAGCAAGGTTTGTttaattattcaaatattcttaTCTATGTATATTGTTCTCATATCCTCACTGTTCTTTCAGGTACCAATTGCAGTTGACATGGCAGTGCAATTTCGATCTAAGGATACTGATCTCTGGAAACGTATATGCTCTGATGAATATATGAAGTGTGCTGTCATTGAATGCTACGAGTCCTTCAAGCTTGTCCTAAATGCTTTGGTTGTTGGACATACTGAGAAAAG GATAATTGGTATCATAATTAAAGAAGTTGAAAGCAACATTTCCAGGAATACTTTTCTAACGAATTTCAGAATGGGCTCTCTATCTACTCTTCGCAACCAATTTGTGAAGTTGGTGGAAATTCTG AGAGAGGGTGACGAATCTAAGCACAACACTGTGGTTTTGTTGCTTCAGGACATGTTAGAAGTAGTTACTCGTGATATGATGGTCAACGAAATCCG TGAATTGGCAGAACTTGGACATGGTAGCAAAGATTCTGGAGCACAGCTATTCGAGAAAGCTGTCAATTCTAGACCTGCTATAGAGTTTCCTCATTTCACTTCCCAGTGGGAAGAACAG ATGAAGCGGCTCCACCTTCTTCTCACTATAAATGAAGCTGCCATGGATGTCCCAAAAAACTTGGAAGCACGGCGTAGATTAACATTTTTCACAAATTCCCTTTTCATGGGAATGCCCCCAGCACCGCGAGTGCGTAAAATGCTGTCTTTCAG TGTCATGACCCCCTACTATAGTGAAGAAACCGTTTATTCCAAGAGTGACCTTGACATGGAAAATGAAGATGGCATATCAATCAAATATTACCTGCGAAAAATCTTTCCAG ATGAATGGGAAAATTTCATGGAGCGCATAAATTGCAAAGAAGATTcagatatatatgaaaatgaggAAAACATACTACAGCTCCGTCATTGGGTCTCCTTAAGAGGACAGACACTCTGTAGAACAG TTAGAGGGATGATGTACTATAGAAGGGCATTGAAGCTTCAGGCATTTCTTGATATGGCTAATGAAAGAC AAATATTGGAGGGCTATAAAGCTGTCACTATTCCATCAGAGGAGGATAAGAAAAGCCAGAAATCCTTGCATGCTCAACTAGAGGCTGTGGCTGATATGAAGTTCACTTATGTAGCGACATGTCAAAACTATGGAAATCAGAAACGTAGTGGTGATCGACGTGCAACAGACATATTAAATTTAATGGTTAA CAATCCAGCTCTTCGTGTAGCATACATTGATGAAGTTGAAGAAAGAGTAGGAGCCAAATCACAGAAGGTCTACTATTCTGTCTTGATTAAAGCTGTGGATAATCTTGATCAG GAAATATACAGGATAAAGTTGCCTGGTTCACCAAAAATAGGAGAAGGGAAGCCTGAGAATCAAAATCATGCCATAATATTTACAAGAGGAGAAGCTCTTCAAACAATTGATATGAACCAA GACAACTACTTGGAAGAAGCTTTCAAAATGCGTAACTTGCTTGAAGAATTTAATGAGGATCATGGAGTGCGGCCCCCAACAATTTTGGGTGTACGCGAACATATCTTTACAGGAAG TGTTTCTTCTTTGGCCTGGTTCATGTCAAATCAAGAAACAAGCTTCGTCACGATTGGACAAAGAGTTCTTGCCAGGCCACTGAA GGTTCGCTTCCATTATGGACATCCAGATGTCTTCAATAGGATTTTCCACATTACACGAGGTGGCATCAGCAAAGCGTCAAAAGGCATTAACCTAAGCGAGGACATCTTTGCAG GGTTCAATTCTACGCTAAGACGTGGAAATATAATTCACCTCGAGTATATCCAAGTAGGAAAGGGAAGGGATGTTGGCCTCAACCAAATCTCACTTTTTGAAGCTAAAGTGGCATGTGGCAATGGGGAGCAGACTCTAAGTCGGGATATCTACAGATTAGGCCATCGCTTTGATTTTTTCCGGATGTTATCTTGTTACTATACGACTACAGGCTTCTATGTCAGCTCTATG CTGGTGGTCCTTACGGTGTATGCATACTTGTATGGAAGACTTTACCTCTCTTTGAGTGGATTAGAGAAAGCAATTATGAAATCAGCAAGAATTAGGGGAGATACTGCTCTGAAAGCAGTCATGGCTTCTCAGTCTGTAGTTCAACTGGGTCTTTTAATGGCTTTGCCTATGGTCATGGAGATTGGACTAGAACGAGGTTTCAGAACAGCAATGGGTGACTTGATCATCATGCAGCTCCAATTAGCAGCTGTCTTCTTTACATTCTCCCTTGGGACTAAACTACACTATTTTGGTCGCACAATTCTACATGGTGGGGCCAAGTACAGAGCTACAGGGCGTGGTTTTGTTGTGAGACATGAGAAGTTTGCCGAGAATTACAGAATGTACTCAAGAAGCCATTTTACTAAAGCCATGGAGTTGTTCATTCTGCTTCTGGTTTATCAAGCATATGGATTGTCAGCTACAAGCAGTACAGCATACTTTTTTCTAACTGCTTCGATGTGGTTTTTAGTGGTTTCTTGGTTTTTTGCTCCATTCTTATTCAACCCGTCAGGGTTCGAATGGCAAAAGATAGTGGAAGACTGGGAAGATTGGTCAACATGGATCAGCAACCGTGGTGGCATTGGTGTTCCTGCTAACAAGAGCTGGGAGTCATGGTGGGAGGAAGAGCAGGAACATTTACAGTACACTGGTCTTCTTGGACGTGTGATGGAAGTTTTCCTCTCTCTTAGGTTTTTTGTGTACCAGTACGGAATTGTCTATCAACTTAGAGTGAGCCAAAGTGAAAAAAGCATCATG GTCTACGGTCTATCTTGGATTGTGATTCTTGCTGTAATAATCATCTTGAAG ATTGTAACCATGGGCCGGAAGAAGTTCAGTGCTGATTTCCAGCTAATGTTCCGACTTCTTAAATTGTTCCTCTTTGTTGGATTCATTGGCACGCTTGTGATTCTTTTTCAGTTCCTTGGGCTTACTGTTGGAGATATTTTTGCAAGCTTAATTGCGTTCATGCCAACTGGATGGGCAATCTTGCAG ATAGCACAAGCATGCAGGCCAGCAGTGAAGGCATTGGGAATGTGGGGGTCGGTGAAGGCACTGGGGAGAGGATACGAGTATATGATGGGGGTGATGATCTTCACTCCAGTGGCCATACTTGCATGGTTCCCAATGGTATATGATTTCCAAACCAGGCTTCTTTTCAACCAAGCTTTTAGTAGAGGGCTACAGATCCAACGTATTCTAGCAGGTGGTAAGAAAAACAAGTAG